The window CGACCGACCACTGGTAAAGGTCAATTGCGCCGCGGTTCCGCGCGAATTGTTCGAAAGTGAGTTCTTTGGCCACGTGAAAGGATCATTCACCGGAGCGTTCAAGGATCGTGTTGGTCGCTTTCAATTGGCAAATGGCGGAACATTGTTCCTAGATGAAGTGGGCGAAATTCCTTTGGAATCGCAAGGAAAACTATTGCGTGTGTTGCAAGAGGGGCAGATTGAACGTGTCGGCGATGATGAAACCCGTCGGGTCGATGTACGAGTCATCGCGGCAACGAACAAGGATCTCGAGGCGGAAGTCGCTGCGGGTCGGTTTCGCCGAGACTTATACTTTAGGCTCAGTGTTTTTCCGGTCGAAGTTTTGCCCTTGCGCGAGCGAGCCGAGGACATTCCATTGCTGGCCAATCATTTTGCACAGCAGTATTGCAAACGAATGAACCAACCCGTTAGGCGGCTATCATCAGAAAGTGTCCAGCAGTTTCAGCAGTACAGTTGGCCCGGGAATGTGCGTGAACTGCAAAATGTGATTGAGAGAGCGGTTATTAGCTCGTTGAATGATCCTGTTAATTTCAATAACTGTTTAGTCGCTTCGATTCGGTTCGAAAAACGTCCTGTCGGACGGCTGATTCACAGGCTGAATGTAAATCGAACCTCGATCATGACCGCGCATGAGCTGGCAGCGCTCGAAACAGAGAATCTTCGAACAGCGATGGAAAGGACTCATTGGAAAATATACGGGCCGGGGGGAGCCGCCAAGTTACTGGGAATGAGACCGACAACACTGACATCCCGATTGAAGCGGCTGGGTCTGCGCAAGCCCCGTTGATGGGCTTGCAATTGCCATTAACGGCTGGATTCAAATCCAGGGGCGCCTTACTTGCTTTGACTCATGCAGAGACTCCCGAGAAAATGCGGCGAAATGCGGGATTGTTGCGAATATGCGCGGTATTTAAAATGCGGCCTGAACGAACAGTGCGATCACTTTTGTTTGGAATTTGCTCTCCAGGCCGCCGCCGGAAATCATCATCTGCCAGCTCACTTTGCACCGCATGCTTCGCCGCGCCA is drawn from Pirellulales bacterium and contains these coding sequences:
- a CDS encoding sigma 54-interacting transcriptional regulator, which encodes MNHRCDVCSHLNHQDRSLHLVSSAGTPLSARTPDWSAVDGKFHRVELGSGKVGHIAASGESVLLENTADDQQWIVDQRWTAEEGIVSFAGHPLAFRGEILGVLALFSRDRLGPNDFEWLRSFADHAAIAIANARAFEEVERLRGQLESENRYLREEVNAAHAFGEIIGESAALQKVMEQIHVVAPTSASVLILGESGTGKELVARAIHRHSQRSDRPLVKVNCAAVPRELFESEFFGHVKGSFTGAFKDRVGRFQLANGGTLFLDEVGEIPLESQGKLLRVLQEGQIERVGDDETRRVDVRVIAATNKDLEAEVAAGRFRRDLYFRLSVFPVEVLPLRERAEDIPLLANHFAQQYCKRMNQPVRRLSSESVQQFQQYSWPGNVRELQNVIERAVISSLNDPVNFNNCLVASIRFEKRPVGRLIHRLNVNRTSIMTAHELAALETENLRTAMERTHWKIYGPGGAAKLLGMRPTTLTSRLKRLGLRKPR